The Pyrenophora tritici-repentis strain M4 chromosome 9, whole genome shotgun sequence sequence GGAATTCGAGGCTGCACCAGCCGTCCAGTACCCTACCTTCACAGATGTCAACTTCGACGGCTTCCAGCACGTCCCAGCGACCTCTTCTCTGGTCGAATACCTATCTTCTCCTAATCCTTCCCCATCCCTGGTTCGCCGCGTGACAAGCGCGCCCCGTGGCATCAACAACCATTTCTGGTGGGACATTCGCAACCTCCGCAGCTGGGAGGACTTCAACATCACCACCATCAAGTCCATTCCTTCAGTGCTTCCCCTGCTCGAAGTCCCCGTCCCAGCAACCTACCTTCCGCAGCCTTGCCGCCAGAACCTGCAGCCCGAGAACGAGTCCGCCCTACAAGACATCTGCACAAACTACTACGCGAACAAGGTCAACGCCGCGCTCAAGGTAGCTCAGGGAACCACACACATGAACATGCGCGCTATCAAGCCCATTGCCGGTCAACGCCAACAACCAGAGTTCGTCTCCAACTACCCCACTGATTACGAGAAGACAATTTTCGGCGACAGCCGCGGTCGCGTCGTCGGTCTCGTAAAGTGCTACGACCAGTGGAACACCGGCATGCGTGGCGAGTCACCTCCCAAGCAAGTTCTCTACCTCCAAGGCCTCGCCCACCTCCAGCGCGTGATGCGCGAACACGGTTGCCGCTACGGATTCATCATGACGGAAATCGAGCTCCTATGTGTCCGCTGCGGTGGCCCCTCCGACTTCTCCGCCCCCGACCCCACAACCGTCAACGCACAAACTGGGGTCCCCATCTTCGGCTACCTAGAGACCTCTGCTCCCATCCGCCTCTCCACCTCCGGTGCCCACCCAGAGACTGGAGACATCCAACTCACCGCCGCCCTTGCTCTCTGGTACCTTCACATGCTTGCCAAGGAGAACCCCTTTGAAGGCATGGGCACATGGCGCATGGACGTCGGCGGCCCCGCAGCCTTGACCAGGCAAAACTTCTTGGAGAAGGACACCTGGATCCCCAAGCCCCAGCTCGGCGAGAAGAGAGAGGCAAAGCGTGTTCGCGGATGGGTGTTCCCCGACGAGCCACTCAGCAAGCGCGAGTGCGGAAAGGGAAAGAGGGGGAAGTCGATTGGATAATTTCGGGTAAGTATGAGCAGGGGTTGATGGGGTGAACGAAGGTCATGATGATGACGGATAACATGTTTCGATGAACACACAAGCTGCTGGTCAGCTATAAGCTCTGCCCTCTTTTCGTGGCATTGAGCGGCGTTCCCTTTATTTAATTTTCATTTGTTTTAACACTAGCATTCTACGGCGTTTTTTTTTCATAGCATTTACATGGCATTTTTCTCTTTTGGCCAGATTTTACATAGTTATAAACTACATACATATATTTCAGAATTAATGGTACAGATTTACCATCATCATATTATTTGACTCTACATGCATTCTCATGTGCTATTATTTTAGTTATCTTCGGCTTCGAAACATGCACACACATGCATGACTTCCAGGTGCATGGAGCAGTGTCACGTGCAAGGCCCCTCTGCCTAGCGTTGCAGATGCATAAATACCGTCTTTCGCTGCCTTGTCACCTTCcctcctcttctcttcttTATCAGAAATACTTTTCCTCTGCTTTTACAAAAATTAAACGGCTTGAGAAACAGAACTATGTGGAGATTCCTGCTTTTTTTTTCTCCTAAAAAATCTATGACAAGATGCCATGGAGGCTTGTGCGTTTTCTAAAACTTAGCTGCGGATAGGGCATGAGGGTTTCTGGCTTTTCTAAAAATATTTACAACAGCCTACTATGGAGGCTTATGGGTTTTCTAAAAATTAAATGGTGGCAGGTCATAGGCATTTCTGCCGGTTCTGAAATTCGATCGTGGTAATGAGTGAAGACCTCGTGTCTTTTCTGAAACTTGAAAACGAGAGCGACACGGAGAGTTCTGTCTTTTCCAAAACATTACTCTAACCACAACATGGGAACGTTCTGTCTTCTTCTGAAATACAAAACAAAGAAACGATGGAGATTTCGACCTTTTCTAAAAAGCTGTGGTGGCAGAGTATGGCGGTGTTCTGTCTTTTCCAAAAACTTAAGTGCGAGAAGGCCACGGGACATGGTTAGCTTTCTTCTAACTTTTCTTACCCGCCACTTATGGACTCCCCTCTCTTTTTGCCTATTAAGCACTAAAAACTCCAAGTTACCCCTCATAAGACTCTCTGGTACTTTTAAAACTCAACGTTTCGCTTTGGCATGGTGAGGAGCGTGTCCGCCTTCCAAACCATGGACTTCCTTAATGTGTCCGCGAGACAGCGGAGGACAAGTCAAAAAGCTTGAATCCGCATACATATGGAGGTGGAAAGGGAGATTCTACAAATTATAAAATCTATCGAAAAAAAACCCGATCGGATGATGTGTTCTTCCACCATATATTCCTTGAAATACGCAACAAAATCTACGGATGTGTGTGGCGAGTCTGGAGAGGTCACGTAGTTGAAAACCAAAAGGGTGAGAGAACAAACTGATATGTTCTTGGTGCATAAAGCCTTTCCTACACCGGGTGTGGTCTCTCTCCTTACTCTTCCTTTATTTCCTGAAAATCTGAAAATGGCGGCAAAATGTAGATGGTTGTCTTCCGTCTTTCCAAAAATGTACCCGATGCTGCGAGATGCTTCTGCCACTCTATCACCAGCAAACATGTATAAAAAAAACTATACTCATCTGTTATGGAGTTTTTGAGAAACTTGAACAATCACAGCATTGTCCACATGCTGAGAGCCTTCTTCCCGAATAAAATAGGGCTTTGGGGATGGACGGTGAGACTGAAATCTTCCGGCGAGGTGTTACAAACACCTTGCCACCCTTTCTCAAAACAACGAAGGGCATCTTATATTGTGGCGCGCTCCTGAACGTCTAGCTCGTGGGTATAAAAGTCTCTCCCGTCAACATAGAGTATTACTCTTCTATTACACACCTTTTCCAGTTTTCCTAAAACTTCAAACTTATCCAAATGGTGTTTTTCCGCCCTCCGAAAACTCCATTTTTTCACAGAAATCAGGCGAATCACCTTCTCATGGGGTTGTTCCGCTGTTCTAAAAATCCATCATTTAGAAAAGTCAGACGCTATACTTCATGGCGTTGTTCCCGCTTCCCAAAGAATCCCGGTCCGCCAGTATATAATCTGCCGTCTACCATCTGAGTTGAAACAAAACTGTATAGATGCCTCTCTACTTATCTAAAAGCATAGCAGTGCGTATTGATGGTCGCGCAGCTTCCTTTGGCGGTGTGGTACTAGGTATAAACCCCCCGGAAATTCCGGTTCTTAAGCTCCTAAACTCCAGACCTTTTCTCTACCTAGATAATTTTCTAAAAAACTCGGTAACAAATCCTATGGAATTGTTTCGCTGTTAAAACCGCACTGTATGCGAACAATGGACTGCCTTCTGTGTCCGAACTTAAAGCTGTTTACTTTCTTTGTTAAATTTGGCTTCTGGGAGACCGATGGTCTTGCTGCTTCCCTTGGCGTTGGGGTAGCAGATTTAAATGTCCGTCAAGACTGGTGGTTCCAGGTTCTTCTGCTACTCACTAACTATTCTCCATCTTCTACAAAAAAAGTAAGCCCTCACAAGAGGGTGTTTCCTTTGTTCCAAAAATTGGCCAAATTCTTTTCGATGTCTGTGTCTGCGAGTCTAAACCATACACCCTTTTACTTGCCAACAATATACCTCAAGCTTTGGGATATTCGTGCGTTGAAGAGGGAAGCTATATTCAAATGGAGGGCGAACAGTATCCTGATTTTTGTGCTGTAGAACCGCTTATATACCCTTTCATATTTCCACCGAAATTCTTTGTTTTCAAAATTGATATAAGACATCTAATGTTTTCCAACTCCCCAAGAATAAAAATCCTGGAAGACCATGTCTGTGTCCAGGATTGTTTTGAAGGACTGACGGATACAATGCATGGACCGTGCTTGTTTCCTGGGATATAAAAAGCGCAATAATTCGGCCCTTGGGAGTATCACTCTTGCTTTCCAATCTTACGCCCTGGGCTCTAAAACATTCCGGAAAAAGGCACGAATGACTTGTGCTTGTTGTGCCTTTTAAAAATGGTTCTAACAGTACCCATGTTCTGTGAAGTTTCTTTGTTTCCCTCCTCATCACAAAATGGCAAGCAATTGGAATATGAACTCCTGGAATTCTTTATGCTCTACTCGCGGAAATTCAAATGAAATCCTGGTTCCATTGTATGTGTTTCCCAAACGTCTTCAAGCTTCTTTAAAAACCTTGAAGTTCCCCTTCTAGTCAGTATAGCATCTTTCCGTGCCCTGCGAGTCGCTCGATGTATAAATAATGTgacctcctcttctttccttcTTTCTTTTTTAATCTCATTCCGAGACTAAAAACGTATGGATCACTGACATATGCGCGTTGGAGTATTTTAGTCTTGTAATAGGCGAATTGAGAGCGGTGGTGATGGATGGGTGGCATTGGTGTCCTTGAAATGAGTTTCATAGAAGAAATTCAACGTTTTGGAACAATTGTTGTCCGTGAACATCAACCCTTGTAATCATGGATCAGGCACGGACTATAATAGATAAGCGTGGTCGTCTCGCGTCGTAGCGTCCAAGTCGGAAAAGCGATGCGGCCGCTCCACGTGAGAGCGAGGCGGAACCGAGCGCCGGCCGACATCAAGGAGCCTCGGCATACCCGCCTCCATGATTCGGCTCGTCATTTCGCGACTCTCTAGCATCTTCATCAACCAAAGTGTGCGCATGCTGCCGGCATTGCGTTAACGTGTAGCCAACATGGTCCGCGAGGATCTCATAACGTCGGCTGTATCCTGTAGGTTGCCGCATGTCACACGCTACGCGACGATGCTAACAGGCGTGCTTAGTCCTCCAGGATCCGTCAGTTGCCAGCGCGCCCCTTGAGAAGCGCATCGCTTTCCTGCAATCCAAGAACCTCACTCAGGAAGAGGTCGATATTTCACTCGCACGTGCTGCAGAAGACCCAGGCCAGCCCGCACCTCCTCCACAGACATCTGCGGTATCCAACAATGCATACCGACCACCACCCGCCGCCCCATATGCAAGCTATCCCCCCCAAGGATACTGGCAACCGCCGCCACCACCAGAGTACGCGCAAAATATTAGACGTACCGCACTTCATTGCTGACACAACTTAGGCCGCCAAAACGCGACTGGCGAGACTACTTCATCATGGCCACGGTCATGGGCGGAGTAGGATACGGTCTTTATTTCACAGCGAAACGATACGTCCTACCCCTAATACAACCACCTACGCAACCTCAACTAGAGCAAGACAAGGCGTCCGTCGACGAGTCTTTCAAGCGCGCATTCGACCTCCTGGAACAACTCAACACCGACACAGCCGCACTCAAGGCATCAGAGGAGGCGAGGACTTCGAGGCTTGATGATGCGCTTGGCGAGGTGGAAGGTGTACTCTTGAGCCTTAAGGAGTCTTCAAAGAGGCAAGGGGATGACAACAGGCGTATAGAGGATGATGTGCGCGGCTTGAGGGATCTGATCCCCAAGGCATTGGAGTCTCAGAAGGAAGCGACTGACGCCAGGCTTAAGGAGTTGTCAACTGAGCTCAAGAGTCTGAAGACTCTGATTGGCAACAGGATGAGTGCACCTGCTGCACCACGTCCACAGAGCGCTACCTCCGGCTACTATGGAGCCGGTCAGTCAAGCGCTGCATCGGCGCCTGCCGTAAATGGAACATCCGCTGCTTCTATATCAACACCACAGTCATCATCTACCCCTGCCCCGAGCGAGTCAACAAACGGCACCAGCACTGCTGAGAGCCAGACGAACGGCAACGCAACAGCTGCATCTGCCTCAACTCCGAGCACAGAAAAGACCCTCCCTTCCTACGGCAGGGGTCCGGCTGGACGAGCAGCTATTCCGGTGTGGCAGATGGCTGCCGCGAAGAAGACTGAGGATGCGAAGAAAGACACGAGTGAGAGCGGAACAGCGACTGAAGCGAGTGCATAGTTTGTCCGCGGTCGTATTATCTGATAAAGCGGTTTGCGTCTCGGCGTTGTAGTTACATTTGTATAACCTTGGGGCAATGATTGGTGTTGCTCTGTATGCCTATGTTGAAATGTAATTCTTCTTTTGCAAATGTTTTGAAACGTTCGAGGCTACTTTTTGCTTTGTGTTGGCGGCCCTTGTCAGCAAGCGCACCTCAGACGTCATGAAGTCGCGATCTCGCGTTTCGCGTCAGTGCTCTCAACGTCAACCCAGCCATCACAAAAACAAACTTTCACCTTCAAGCCCTAGCGTCATCGACTTCAGACGACGTATCCGTAATCTCTATGCAAGATCGATCTCGCCAATCTCGATTCCTAACAAAGAACTCCACTACACGTGTGTTGACGTCGATGTCACCCACTTTAGCATGTGATTCTAGGCTTGTGTATACGAGCCGCATCCTGTTCCTTGTACATTAGGGCTGCTAGGTAGACATTACGGAGGCTAACTAAATTGTGCCAGTTGCGCAAGCATGACGCAGCTTCACCATGTGCTACAGACGGCTACAGACGTCTGTATGGCTTCACGCGGCTTCCCTTTGTGCTCACCTACAACGAGCTGCTTGACGGCAACTACACAAACATATGACATAACAACACTCACCGCATAGCAAGTCCGCTTATGCATGCTACCTATAGGGGACAGCTCCCGTCTCTAGTACAGGGTCCCGTGTGCCGGATGGCCATAGCCCTACCCACTAGCGGTACACACCAATGCCATGCTGTTTGGCATGTTGTGGGGGTGGGTATTCTGTCATGACCATATTGTCATCATCGTGATCGTAGACTGTGGTCCAGATCGCGTATCCAGCCTGCTCATTGTTTTGGGCGCACTGTCACACTAGGGGCGTGGGTGTACTTGGTCGACATAATGACGTATCATTACAACTGACAAGAAGCATATAAAGAGCTATCCTCACCTACAGTGGTCAGCAACATACCTTTCAATCATCTTCCCCTCAATCTACAAGCACAAGCACAACATATCTACAACTTAATCCCAACAAGCTCCAACACCATCTTCAACATGAGCTCCAACGATATCCCCAGCGGCGACGTTGTCGACAACGACTACACTTCCCGTACCGGCCAGTCTCAAATCCCCGTTCAGAAAGATGAGGCGCCCGTAGAGTCCACCGAGTACGATAACGGAGGTGACTCTGATAAGCAGCTTGGTAGGTTGCTCATTAATCACTGCATGCTCATTGCTAACCACATCCAGAACGCGACGAGAAGGATGCCATTGACAGCAGCAACATCATCGAAGAGCGTACCCGGGGCGCCACGAAAACGTCTGGCACCTACCGCGAGCCTGGTGACGAGGAGGGCCTTGGTGCAGCGGCGGATGGCAGCGATGGAACCTCTTCTGTTCGCTAAGCAACACTTTGGTTGCAAGGCGTCACTTGATGAGCAAATAGCAGGATAGGACACTCTACATCTGTATCCATTGAATTAATGGTTGGTTTGTCCATTTTCCTGTATTCAATATGATATCCCATTCACTCTGATCATACCCTCTCTTCTATTGCTGTGTATGTATGTGTCCTTGAATGTGTGATGGTTTGCTGTGTCAGCATATTCAAAAACTTGCAAATCTCATTTCTTCGTATCTGTCTGCTCGAATTTTCCATTATCAAAGCATTGTATGTGTGTTGGGGTTCAACTGCCATAACGTCATACTTGGTATGTTTACGGAGCTTTCATCACGCGCTGCTCCATTTCCCCTTCACTTTCACAGCTATGCACCACGTGGGGCTCCCCAATATGGCCTTAGCTTCGTTTCGGTTTGTCGTTGCAATTTGACCTCCATCACGCGCGTGAGTCGCCCAACCTGGCACGACGACACTACTC is a genomic window containing:
- a CDS encoding Herpes-BLLF1 multi-domain protein yields the protein MYSRQTTPPTAPYNYIPGSVGSDITYYSQASSPEPQFSGPTPPRSPVRQYGPILLPKVRIQDQVAEPTTGPVRHRRTTSSSSVGYAYSPYSRPASMVRRGSSPLGHNVQNVHSNMTSPVSVSSYDFSLSTLNSPIAFAQQPELPRRSSYMGSQSRSTSASRARHDRSGSAGSVDERVISRYGFPTYRNMPSYVTAASAAHSNLNLVTSLPSTYSSVQDIPSFTSTCTPEFVLPEFEAAPAVQYPTFTDVNFDGFQHVPATSSLVEYLSSPNPSPSLVRRVTSAPRGINNHFWWDIRNLRSWEDFNITTIKSIPSVLPLLEVPVPATYLPQPCRQNLQPENESALQDICTNYYANKVNAALKVAQGTTHMNMRAIKPIAGQRQQPEFVSNYPTDYEKTIFGDSRGRVVGLVKCYDQWNTGMRGESPPKQVLYLQGLAHLQRVMREHGCRYGFIMTEIELLCVRCGGPSDFSAPDPTTVNAQTGVPIFGYLETSAPIRLSTSGAHPETGDIQLTAALALWYLHMLAKENPFEGMGTWRMDVGGPAALTRQNFLEKDTWIPKPQLGEKREAKRVRGWVFPDEPLSKRECGKGKRGKSIG
- a CDS encoding peroxisomal membrane anchor protein (Pex14), encoding MVREDLITSAVSFLQDPSVASAPLEKRIAFLQSKNLTQEEVDISLARAAEDPGQPAPPPQTSAVSNNAYRPPPAAPYASYPPQGYWQPPPPPEPPKRDWRDYFIMATVMGGVGYGLYFTAKRYVLPLIQPPTQPQLEQDKASVDESFKRAFDLLEQLNTDTAALKASEEARTSRLDDALGEVEGVLLSLKESSKRQGDDNRRIEDDVRGLRDLIPKALESQKEATDARLKELSTELKSLKTLIGNRMSAPAAPRPQSATSGYYGAGQSSAASAPAVNGTSAASISTPQSSSTPAPSESTNGTSTAESQTNGNATAASASTPSTEKTLPSYGRGPAGRAAIPVWQMAAAKKTEDAKKDTSESGTATEASA